One genomic region from Tachysurus vachellii isolate PV-2020 chromosome 22, HZAU_Pvac_v1, whole genome shotgun sequence encodes:
- the LOC132838246 gene encoding nuclear receptor subfamily 4 group A member 1-like, producing MPCVETQYGSLPYESNYFSPDFLNSGLSNKQCMDLSIQREQLSPPSLPSINTLVSHPGEIDTFSCQFTASVSPVMNTPSDTLVEGSSPHGVQSPFKLDEIQVYGCYPGTFAFSCLDESLSSCGSDYYGSPPSATSSPSTPGFQNHPGSTWESAFSPFSSISWPSEVTALHQQPSFFTISSPVEQQSPIRDLQLQLGDEDAFGQLHQPSPLHFPSMELEHGCMDNQVLKVERVEAHPSTKPRSPNEGHCAVCGDNASCQHYGVRTCEGCKGFFKRTVQKNAKYVCLANKDCPVDKRRRNRCQFCRFQKCLAVGMVKEVVRTDSLKGRRGRLPSKPKNLPDHVTPVNITASLVKAHIDSNPAVAKLDYSRYQEDVKNLSEKVNASDIKQFYDLLTETMEVIQKWAEAIPGFCTFCHEDKELLLEAAFVELFILRLAYRSNPEEHKLIFCNGVVLHRSQCVRGFGDWIDSIMDFSQSLHRLSLDITSFSCLAALVIITDRHGLKEPKRVEELQNRLISCLRIHMTSSSSDQSRSQPCLSRLLSKLPELRTLCTQGLQRIFYLKLEDLVPPPPIVEKIFMDTLPF from the exons ATGCCTTGTGTCGAGACCCAGTATGGAAGCCTGCCTTATGAAAGCAACTACTTCAGCCCTGATTTTCTAAACTCAGGTCTCTCCAACAAGCAGTGTATGGATCTCAGCATACAGAGGGAGCAGCTTTCTCCTCCATCACTGCCCAGCATCAACACTCTAGTGAGTCACCCTGGTGAGATCGACACCTTCTCTTGCCAGTTCACCGCATCAGTCTCGCCTGTCATGAACACGCCTAGTGACACATTGGTTGAAGGTTCAAGCCCACATGGTGTTCAGTCTCCTTTCAAGCTGGACGAAATCCAGGTCTACGGCTGCTACCCGGGAACCTTTGCCTTCAGTTGTCTGGATGAAAGCTTGTCCTCATGTGGATCTGATTATTATGGAAGCCCGCCTTCTGCAACTTCCTCACCTTCCACCCCAGGTTTCCAAAACCATCCTGGTTCAACCTGGGAAAGTGCCTTCAGTCCATTTTCTTCCATTTCCTGGCCATCAGAGGTCACAGCTCTACACCAGCAGCCTTCCTTCTTCACAATTAGCTCTCCAGTTGAGCAGCAGTCCCCAATCCGGGATCTCCAACTGCAGCTCGGAGACGAGGATGCTTTTGGTCAACTTCACCAACCATCTCCATTACATTTCCCATCCATGGAGCTTGAGCACGGATGTATGGACAATCAAGTACTAAAGGTCGAAAGGGTCGAGGCTCATCCTTCCACAAAACCACGAAGTCCCAATGAAGGACATTGTGCAGTATGTGGGGACAATGCTTCCTGTCAGCACTATGGGGTTCGCACCTGTGAAGGGTGCAAAGGGTTCTTCAAG CGCACTGTTCAGAAGAATGCAAAATATGTCTGCCTTGCTAATAAGGACTGTCCCGTCGACAAGCGACGTAGGAACCGATGTCAGTTTTGCCGATTTCAGAAATGTCTTGCAGTAGGAATGGTCAAAGAAG TGGTGAGAACAGACAGTCTGAAAGGTCGAAGAGGACGTCTTCCATCAAAGCCCAAGAACCTTCCGGACCACGTGACTCCTGTGAATATCACCGCTTCACTTGTAAAAGCTCACATCGATTCCAACCCTGCTGTGGCAAAACTGGATTACTCTAGG TACCAGGAAGATGTGAAGAACCTGTCTGAAAAGGTGAACGCCAGTGACATCAAGCAGTTTTATGATCTCCTCACCGAGACCATGGAGGTTATTCAGAAATGGGCTGAGGCTATTCCTGGGTTCTGCACTTTCTGTCATGAAGACAAGGAGCTTCTGCTGGAGGCTGCGTTTGTTGAGCTTTTCATACTGAGATTAGCATACAG ATCAAATCCAGAGGAACATAAACTGATATTCTGTAACGGTGTGGTGCTGCACCGCTCACAGTGTGTACGAGGGTTTGGAGACTGGATTGATTCAATCATGGACTTCTCCCAGAGTCTCCATCGCTTGAGCTTGGACATAACATCGTTCTCTTGCTTAGCAGCACTCGTCATCATCACAG ATCGTCATGGTCTAAAGGAACCCAAACGCGTGGAAGAACTTCAAAACCGCTTGATCTCCTGCCTGAGAATCCACATGACCAGCAGCAGCTCAGACCAGAGCAGATCTCAGCCATGTCTGTCTAGGCTGCTGAGCAAACTTCCAGAGCTGAGGACTTTGTGCACACAGGGTCTGCAGCGGATCTTCTACCTGAAGCTGGAGGACCTGGTTCCTCCTCCACCAATAGTTGAGAAAATCTTCATGGACACACTTCCATTCTGA